The region CCTGTCTGACGGTTGATGGCGAACCGGTTCTGTCTGACAGTGGTGTCTCGCTGAATGCGGATGGCAGTTTTGAGCAGATACGTGTCAACCGTCCGCGGGTGCTGATGATCCTGCGCGGCCGGGAACCGCTGGATACCTATGCGGAACGACAGCTGATCAGCGCCGTGCGCCATGCCAACCGGCATGGAGCCTTTGTGGGCGAGATTGACGGCAATGCCGAGCTTCTTCTCAAATGCGGTATCGACCGGTCTGTTCTGGCGCTGTGCAAGAACACGGTCTACGACAAGGCGATTGCCGATCTGGCGCTCGACTCTGACAGCCGCCACACCTATCCGTTTGACCGCCCGACCTTTGCCTGTGATAGTGCCGATGACTGCAGCGCCGCCACGCTGGAGGTGGTGCATACCCTGGCCGGTGACGAGGTTGCCCGCGCGGTACGGAAGCAGCTGAGCAAGGAAAGCGGGCTGTTTTCCGGTGATCGCTCCATCGATATCTCCCTTGAAAGCCTGTCGAGCCGGGCCCGGTCACGGCTGATGGTCCGGGATGCATTGACCCTGATGAAGCACACCATCCAGCAGCCTATCCGCATGACGGAAATTGCCGCTGAGCTGGGTATCAGCACCCGGCAGCTTGAGCGTAAATTCGAGGTTCACCTGAAGACCAGCCCGGCGCAGATCTATTCTCAGATGCGGCTGGAGCATGCCCGCCAGCTGATGGCCAAGGGCTATCGCTCGGTGACAGAGATTGCCCTGGCCAGCGGATACAAGTCGCACTCGAACTTTTCGCAGGCCTTCAGAGGCTATTTCAAGCAGAA is a window of Coralliovum pocilloporae DNA encoding:
- a CDS encoding helix-turn-helix domain-containing protein, whose product is MTEIAAELGISTRQLERKFEVHLKTSPAQIYSQMRLEHARQLMAKGYRSVTEIALASGYKSHSNFSQAFRGYFKQKPTDMLRHLDENAGAVAAE